GATGGAAGGGAAAGGAGTAGCTTAATTGAATAGGAAAGAACCATCATTTAAAAAGAACGGTAATGAAAAATCAAATGCTAATCTTATTACTGAACGACTTATTATGAGACAATTTTCTGAGAAGGATATAAAAGAATTCTATGAGATAGTGAAGAAACATGAAGTGGGAAAATGGCTTGGGTTAGGGAAAGGTATGTCTTTGGGAGAGGCTGAAGGATATGTAAATAAAATGATAAAACATTGGACTGAGCATCAATTTGGTGTGTGGGCATTAATAAATACAGATAGTGAAGAAATTATGGGACATTGTGGTTTGAGGTTCATTGATGATACAGAAGATATAGAAATTATTTATCTTCTTGATCCGAAGTTTTGGGGGAAAGGATATGCGACAGAAGTTGGAAAGGAAGTAATACAATACGCTTTTAACTACCTTGGGGTTGATCAATTGATGGCAAGAGTTAGAAAGAATAATCGTAAGTCAAAGAAAGTCATTGATAAGCTTGGATTTGAGTATATGGAAGATAGAGAATATGAAGGGCGTATATTATCATATTATAAATTGCAGTGCCTGCGCTATATGGTTTAAATATATATTTGTAAGGAAGGAGTTAATCAATGCATATTAGACAGCCTAATGATTTAGAACTAAGAAAGATATTGTCACTTTCTCCACAAGCTATATTTGAAGGTACTCTTGGTGAAATAAAACCTACTAATGAAAAAATCAAACAACTTGTGGAACCCTTGCTAGAAAAGGGATGTAATTATTTTATAGCTATAAAAGAAGATCAATTAATGGGATGGATTCTGTTTGGTTCAAGTAAAGACCAGTTTACGGATGAGCCGAATGGATTTATTTATGAAATATTTGTTATAGAAGAATATAGAGGAAAAGGAATTTCAAAAAAATTAATGAAAGCTGCAATTGATCAACTAAGGCAAAATGGGTATTCTGAAGTACGTTTAAGCGCCTTTAAAGATAATCAAGCAATTCAAATTTACGAAGACATGGGTTTTAGTACAAGAACTGTTACGATGGGGTTATCTTTATGAAACAGGAAGCAAATTTTCTTATTACATTTTAAGTATGGGAGATGTAATTAAATGAAGCCATTCTGATAAAAGGCCAAGAATTAAAATTGAAATGTATACCCGCCTAAAATTAAGAAAATTTTTATAAATAGCGGAGGTGTCAATATGCAATCAAAGTTTGCGGGAAACAATGAAAATAAAAGAATAGCCATCAAGGAGTATGTAAAAATCAACGGCGTAGAACAAGGAATTATTGTAGAATCTTTGAATCAAAACAAACCATTACTTTTATTCTTGCATGGCGGACCCGGATTTCCTGCTTACCCTATCAATAAAGCACTAGGGGTAAAGCTGGAGCAATATTTTGATGTGTGTTATTGGGACCAGAGAGGAACTGGAATGTCATATGATGCGAATACAGCTAAAAAAGGGGTTACCGTGGAACAGTTAGTTGACGATACAATTAAAATAACAAACCACCTCAGAAAAAAATATACACGAAATAAAGTGTTTATTCTTGGTCATTCTTGGGGCAGTTACCTGGGCTGCCTGGTGGTGCAAAAACGTCCTGAACTTTTCTATGCATATATTGGAGTCGGACAGATAGGAGCTCAACTGGAATCAGAAAAAGAAGCCTATCAATATATTTTAAGA
The nucleotide sequence above comes from Oceanobacillus timonensis. Encoded proteins:
- a CDS encoding GNAT family N-acetyltransferase, with protein sequence MNRKEPSFKKNGNEKSNANLITERLIMRQFSEKDIKEFYEIVKKHEVGKWLGLGKGMSLGEAEGYVNKMIKHWTEHQFGVWALINTDSEEIMGHCGLRFIDDTEDIEIIYLLDPKFWGKGYATEVGKEVIQYAFNYLGVDQLMARVRKNNRKSKKVIDKLGFEYMEDREYEGRILSYYKLQCLRYMV
- a CDS encoding GNAT family N-acetyltransferase gives rise to the protein MHIRQPNDLELRKILSLSPQAIFEGTLGEIKPTNEKIKQLVEPLLEKGCNYFIAIKEDQLMGWILFGSSKDQFTDEPNGFIYEIFVIEEYRGKGISKKLMKAAIDQLRQNGYSEVRLSAFKDNQAIQIYEDMGFSTRTVTMGLSL